Genomic segment of Hydra vulgaris chromosome 08, alternate assembly HydraT2T_AEP:
AGCAGgttgttttggtattttttctttgatatatcaaagaaaaaataaactgaagGTTTTCCGCATTACCTATAGCTTCCGAGTTCAGAACGTAATAAGATTTGTTATCTTCTCCAAATAAGTTGTTAAGAAGAAATTTATAGCCAGCAGCATCATTATTCTCCTTAAATCCTCAATGTTTGTACTTAATGGTACCGTTAACGATACTATCAATATTTTCTTCACGCTACAGATATTGAAGGTTCACCCGAGAAGTTTTATAGAGATATTTTTATATCACCCATCTTTGGTTTGattaaaaatgctttgaaaaaaaaacactccAGCATAGCTATAtagtttaattgttaaaatctatttttttatagtttgataataagaaaaataacttggaaagttgtaaaaataagttGTTGGTTCCAACAAGATATCACTCTACTATCAACAAATAACAAGAATAAGCAAGATTAGAAAAAATGACGGAGGATTCTCAGTTTAATAGAGCATAAAAGTCCGAGTAAAGGTTTTTTTAACATATGGTCAGGTTACAGGTTACATACAAATCAGGTTTTAAGTTTAAGTTCAAGTTTAACAAAGTCTTTGTTTATTTGTGTGACAGTTGTGTATTTGCATGTAGTTTATTACTTCAGTTAATAGCTGCATATGATATTCCCTAATGCTCACTGTTCCAAATTCTGGCAAGTGATgcaaaatttctgtttttgaaaatcagaaACTATAAGGTTGCATAGAGCAAAAAATATGCACTAACTCATTACACAGATTACTCAGTGATTTAGTGATAAATCTGGATTTGTTGCAGATAAAGCattctcaaaaaagtttttatttatgttagtATTATCGTTTCTGCTCATGTTAGTACTAACTTTGTGGTTAGGCGTAGATGAATCAATAGAATCGATTACATGTTCTATTAACTGaacattattatcaaataatggCAATGCTTCAGGGCAATATTCTTGAGCATAATTAGTTACAGACTTACCGTTTTGGTCCTTAATAGTCAAATCATACATTGCTAGAAATTCTTGTACTATTTCTAGCTTAGTTGCTGTATTAACATCTCTACTTCCTAATAAACAATGTAATGGTGTCCTGCCTTCAGCATTTTGAGGATTAATACTAGCTCCGTTCTGTAGTAACAATTTCATAGCTTCTTTATGACCACTATAATGTGTCATATGCATTGGTGTATCACCATTAAACATTGGTTTATTGGCATCAGCTCCTTTGCTAAGTAACAAATCAACCATTTTCGTATTTGTTGGTTGTCCATTAACTCCTAAAGAATAATATAAGGGGGTAATTTGATCTTGAGTGTTATTAGGCTTGTTAATATCAACATTTCCTAAGGTTAATGTTAAAATCATATCGATATTTTCTTTAATCACTGCTTGTATTAATGGAGTGGTGTTCATGAATAATGGTATATTATCAAGATCAATCCCAGcattaattaattcttttacCTTATTTGTATTTCCTTCTGCTACAGCTAACcataatttaaaacttgtttcattTACAGACTTAAGTTTTAGCATATCATCGTTGATTAACTGTATCATCTTTTGATCTTCTTTTGGAGTTAATATCAAAGCAAGCTTAAACCAGCATTGTAATTTTACCAAGTCAGTTAATCCCTTTTGaatgagtttataaaatataaactgatTGAAAGCTTTGTAATTTGCAAAATTGAATCCTTGATAAGTCATTATAAGTTCCAAGATAATTTCATGATccaaggaattttttttaataaaactcatAATTGATTGCATTGTAAGAATATGTACTTCTTTACAATAAGCATTGCTTACAAAGCAGTGTGGAAAATTTGACATAATACGTAAAGTATGAACACAACATTCTATTGCTTTCTCATAATTTTGAGTTGCACTGTAACTTAATAATAGattcatataaatattagaaatatctAGAGGAGACTTATCTGTGTAAATACATTGTCTCATCTCTAGACAACGAATACCGTAACTTATCGATTCGTCATAATTCTTTTTGTGATAGTAGGCTATTCCGATAGCACTTAATATATTTGCAACTTCAATATCTGATTCTTTACTTTCAACAAGTTTTCGTACCTTTAAACCTTCTTGAAAGCACTCTATTGCTTTGTCATATTCTATGATATGCATGTAGGCATTTCCTAATTGTTTAACAGAatcaaaaacttcttttaaagaagttttattacTACAGATACTCTTCAATAATTGAAAACATTGATCATAATATTTTCTTGCTtccttaaagttttttttaatagcacAAATATTGCCTAACCCTTTTAGGGCATTAGACATCTCATAGCAAGGTTTGTCATTAGGaattaactttatcatttttaaactttcattataaaaatttatagctGATGTatattcagaactttttgcatGGCAGTTTGCTATATTAAttaatatcttaataatatcTTCATGTGCTTggcaattataaataaatttaacaacttttaaactttcttcTAAAAACTTAAGTGATGAATTATAGTTGCCTTTATTATAGTGAGATAAACCTAAATAATTCAACGTTTGTGCCATGTTAATGCTTTTTGTGTCTATCTcgttatattttcttatttctacacactcatttaaatactttatgGCTTCGTCAAATTTCTCAGACTCATAATAAGCGATACCTAGTTCCATTAGGCAGTTAGTAAGATCTTGGGTaggtttatttttatctatgatTCTTTCTATTTCTAAACATTCgcttaaacatttaattacctcgcctaatttttgtatttttttataagttagagctaaattaaataaacaatctCTAATTGGAGGGAAtggataatttttatgtataacttttagaatttttaagcTTTCATTAAAGTACTCAATTGCTTGATCAaatttttgcatgtttttgtgAGTGTTACCTAAATTAAATAGGCAGTCAGAAACAGCTGGAGAAGGCTCATCCTTATGtataattctttgaattttcaaacttttggtGAAGCATTCAACCGCTTCATCAAATTGACCAAGATTGTTATGTATTACTCCCATATTATTAAGTAAATCAATAGTTATAAAATGAGGTTCTCctttaaatagatttttgattattttaaaagttttattatagtaACTTATAGACTCTTTATACTCTTTTTTACCATTATAACAGTTAGCTAGATTGATATACGTTATTGCAACACCAAGATTCATTGAGTTTGGACAAtgaagtttgaaaatatttaaactctttaaatgtAGTTCAATCGctttatcaaattcttttaTATCGTGGTATACTATTCCCATGTTGTTAAAAATTCCAGCACGATCTTCTTCATGTTCTGTAAACTCTAAGCTTTTGTTGTAATAACTTATTGCTTTGtcatacttttttgaaaacttataaaGGTCACCTAAATTCACTAAAACATCTCTATATAAGTTCTTATTACAAATAAGTTCCGATATCTTTAAACAATCTTTCAAATGAATAACAGCTAGCCGTTTATTTCcaaattcaatataaattttttgaagtgtACGTTTCAACACATAAACTCGAATTAAATGTTGTTCGTTAGTGAGTACATTAAATTGATTTTCTTGTAAACTTAACCATTTCTCTAAATAAATTTCTGCAGTTTTGTAGTTGACCAACCTATAACAAATAAGTCCTTTTATTGCGTAACCATTATCATAAAATGTATATCccataaaaaagctattttttttatcttgctcTAACTTTTTCTTGGagtaattaatacaaaatttctcTAACATCTCATATAGAGGTATTGcggtataaaaatattgaaacaatcCTCCTTCTTCTTCTAGATCTTCCTTAGATAAATGGAATATTTGTTGAGCTTGTTCTTTAAGTTCAGATTGCGTTTTAGCTGGCTCAGGATATATAGCCATATCATCCTTTTGCGCTTTATGGTGGAAATAGGTCTTTAATCGAAGGGTAGTGGCAAAAGTTACagcattttttaagtttgatgcTGCTTCTAGGTTAATTATTCCTTGCTCTGCTAATTTATCCACTGTATCCCAACAACTATCTCCTTCAATACCATAATACAGACCAAGATTGTACACCATTCGATCAGGTAACCGGTAAATCTCCTGCTTTACGTCAAATAATTTGCCCTCCGTGTCAACCAATTTAGGTTGTAACTTATCTAAAtcacttttaaatgaaaattctttAGGTTTTAAACTCGATACTTGCTGAAGATAGTTAAATTCCACCGCTCCCTCCTCTAGTAGTTTAATTGCTCTTACCTCACAGTTTAATCTACCTTGTGGATCATCTTCGTTTTTACTATGCAAATACTCAGTCACTTTAGCTTTATAAGTTTTTACAAGTTCCACATCTCCATGCACATAACAAACGTTTTCAAGTATATATGGTAGATTCTTATCTCTATGACTGGCTTTATCTCCCTCATCACGCACGTAATACATCATCCATTCAACTGTTTTAATAAGTTCATATGGTTTATCTATTCTTCCAAGAGGTGTTTTGCCTCCTAGATCAAAGTTAACCGCTACATGTACTAAGTGGGCCATATCTAAATCATATTTACTGGTAGGAATGATACTCTCACCGAGATTGATCATCTTAAAATTTACTAAGTAACttaagttcttaaaataatCTCTTACCTTGGGATCTATGCTGTGTTTGTAATCCTCATTCTGGGTAAGAATAGCAAATTCTAAATCTGAATATGGCGTCATTTGCTTTAGTGCCATTGATCCGAGTCCTAATAATGCGTATTTACAGGGTGGTACTATAGCCATTTGTTGTTCACTATCATAATATAGCTTAGCTAGAAACTTTTTCATTTCACTAGCGGTTTCTTCAAACAAAGCTCTCGCAGTGCTCACATATAACTCCTGATATTTTACTTTACCTTCTTGGCTTTCAAACTTTACTTGTTGTCGATAATATTCTACTTTTTGCATCCCTTCATCAATTTTGTTTCgcaatactaataataaatctttatttgtttttgtttcttcttgAACAACCGGCATTTTTTCTTGATCTCCACCAATTGTGGAGAATATCAACAGTTGTAAATGGGTTAGTTGTTTTAGTGGATTTAGTTCTTCTTGTtttgtaaattcattttta
This window contains:
- the LOC105846068 gene encoding uncharacterized protein LOC105846068 isoform X2; protein product: MSKSCRLNLQYPYNKENIDSYVNNIIKYQLGGFKKIEDATEYKFLLNNKFVVGSDSYYVLYSGAVDSACKLPLDFFFDKSKQPAPEKRDDRKDVFDELLPVLLLEKSCKVKVLFPFNVTNIHWLTGEIVIDKNGDNVSLVLYAHNPYGGGQLSKENFSILKTTLLKIIEKSGLQVTSITSLLSPFTNARQTMADETSSGIIVADELVKRITNSSLNTSAPYPQGAEQLRLSQLTFLQKNLGEENLNYQLFKQQVTLKEVHLNENSYIESLDYVARPPLERRLIIGEVRKKVEQVVSSEESNIVKINLLKKLEKEHYKPLVQQLAYKNSLEELKDLLIVFKDLGYLTINLGELSGELIYYTEAAIFYHYIITILDEKLNEKLISTKDKNEFTKQEELNPLKQLTHLQLLIFSTIGGDQEKMPVVQEETKTNKDLLLVLRNKIDEGMQKVEYYRQQVKFESQEGKVKYQELYVSTARALFEETASEMKKFLAKLYYDSEQQMAIVPPCKYALLGLGSMALKQMTPYSDLEFAILTQNEDYKHSIDPKVRDYFKNLSYLVNFKMINLGESIIPTSKYDLDMAHLVHVAVNFDLGGKTPLGRIDKPYELIKTVEWMMYYVRDEGDKASHRDKNLPYILENVCYVHGDVELVKTYKAKVTEYLHSKNEDDPQGRLNCEVRAIKLLEEGAVEFNYLQQVSSLKPKEFSFKSDLDKLQPKLVDTEGKLFDVKQEIYRLPDRMVYNLGLYYGIEGDSCWDTVDKLAEQGIINLEAASNLKNAVTFATTLRLKTYFHHKAQKDDMAIYPEPAKTQSELKEQAQQIFHLSKEDLEEEGGLFQYFYTAIPLYEMLEKFCINYSKKKLEQDKKNSFFMGYTFYDNGYAIKGLICYRLVNYKTAEIYLEKWLSLQENQFNVLTNEQHLIRVYVLKRTLQKIYIEFGNKRLAVIHLKDCLKISELICNKNLYRDVLVNLGDLYKFSKKYDKAISYYNKSLEFTEHEEDRAGIFNNMGIVYHDIKEFDKAIELHLKSLNIFKLHCPNSMNLGVAITYINLANCYNGKKEYKESISYYNKTFKIIKNLFKGEPHFITIDLLNNMGVIHNNLGQFDEAVECFTKSLKIQRIIHKDEPSPAVSDCLFNLGNTHKNMQKFDQAIEYFNESLKILKVIHKNYPFPPIRDCLFNLALTYKKIQKLGEVIKCLSECLEIERIIDKNKPTQDLTNCLMELGIAYYESEKFDEAIKYLNECVEIRKYNEIDTKSINMAQTLNYLGLSHYNKGNYNSSLKFLEESLKVVKFIYNCQAHEDIIKILINIANCHAKSSEYTSAINFYNESLKMIKLIPNDKPCYEMSNALKGLGNICAIKKNFKEARKYYDQCFQLLKSICSNKTSLKEVFDSVKQLGNAYMHIIEYDKAIECFQEGLKVRKLVESKESDIEVANILSAIGIAYYHKKNYDESISYGIRCLEMRQCIYTDKSPLDISNIYMNLLLSYSATQNYEKAIECCVHTLRIMSNFPHCFVSNAYCKEVHILTMQSIMSFIKKNSLDHEIILELIMTYQGFNFANYKAFNQFIFYKLIQKGLTDLVKLQCWFKLALILTPKEDQKMIQLINDDMLKLKSVNETSFKLWLAVAEGNTNKVKELINAGIDLDNIPLFMNTTPLIQAVIKENIDMILTLTLGNVDINKPNNTQDQITPLYYSLGVNGQPTNTKMVDLLLSKGADANKPMFNGDTPMHMTHYSGHKEAMKLLLQNGASINPQNAEGRTPLHCLLGSRDVNTATKLEIVQEFLAMYDLTIKDQNGKSVTNYAQEYCPEALPLFDNNVQLIEHVIDSIDSSTPNHKVSTNMSRNDNTNINKNFFENALSATNPDLSLNH